A region of the Agrobacterium sp. RAC06 genome:
CGACACGCGCCGCAATGCCGCCAGAGGCCCATTATCTGGGGCACAGGGAAAGATTGCGCAGCCGCTTTCGCGAGGGAGGCGAGACGGCACTAGCAGATTACGAGATCCTCGAACTGCTGCTTTTCCGGCTGATCCCGCGCCGCGACACCAAGCCGATCGCGAAAGCACTGCTTGCCCGTTTCCAGACACTCGCCGGCGTGCTCGGTGCGCCTCCCGCGCTGCTGCAGGAGGTGAAGGGGGTTGGCGAGACAGTGGCGCTCGATCTGAAGCTGATCGCCAATGTTGCCCAGCGCATGCTGAAGAGCGAGCTTCGCGAAAAGCAGGTTCTGTCTTCCTGGTCGTCAGTCATCGACTATTGCCATGCCGCCATGGCCTATGAGACCACAGAGCAGTTCCGCATCCTTTTCCTCGACAAGCGCAACGTGTTGATTGCTGACGAGATCCAGGGCCGCGGAACGGTCGATCACACGCCGGTCTATCCGCGCGAGGTGGTCAAACGGGCGCTCGAACTGTCCGCGACTGCCATCATCCTGGTCCACAACCATCCGAGTGGCGACCCGACACCCTCGCGGGCGGATATCGACATGACCCGGACCATTGTCGAGACTGCCAAGCCATTGGGTATCACCGTGCATGACCACATCATCGTCGGCAAGGATGGCCATGCCAGCCTGAAGGGCCTGCGGCTGATCTGAACATGACGGTTCCCCACATCTTGGGTGACCGAAAGCCTCATCTGTGGGTCGGCGATAACGAAACGGTGACGTTGCCCTGTCATACTGCTTCTTGATAATGTGCACTGCAGCATGGCGGCAGGCGAATCAGAGGCATCTCATGAACCAGTATGACTTCGTCGTGATTGGCAGCGGACCAGCCGGACGCAGAGCGGCGATCCAGGCGGCCAAGCTGGAAAAGAAAGTTCTCGTCATCGAGAAGGGCACGCGCGTTGGTGGCGTGTCGGTCCATACCGGAACCATTCCCTCGAAGACACTGCGCGAAACTGCTCTCAACCTCACAGGCTGGCGCGAACGAGGCTTCTACGGCCGCAGCTACCGTGTGAAGCAGGAGATCAACGCCGACGACCTGCGTCGCCGTCTGCTCATCACGCTCGACCACGAGGTCGAGGTGCTCGAACACCAGTTTTCGCGTAACCGCGTGCAGCAGATGCGCGGCACGGCGCGATTCATCGACGCACATACGATCGAGGTGACCAAGGAAGATGGCGAAGTGCTGCAGGTGCAGGCCGCCTCGGTCCTGCTCGCCGTCGGCACGCGCCCCTTCAAGCCCTCGCATATCCCCTTCGACGGTGTCAGCATTATCGACAGCGACGAGATCCTCGAGATCAAGGAACTGCCACGCTCGATGATCGTCATCGGCGCAGGTGTCATCGGCATCGAATACGCGACGATCTTCTCGGCGCTCGATACGGTCGTGACCGTCGTCGAACCGCGCGACACCATGCTCGATTTCATCGACAAGGAGATCGTCGAGGACTTCACCTACCAACTGCGCGACCGGAACATGAAGCTGATCTTCGGCCAGACGGTCGAGGGTGTAGAGAAGGTCGACGGCAAGTGCCGCGTGACGCTGAAGAACGGGCGTGTTCTGACCGCCGAAATGGTCCTTTTCGCTGCCGGTCGCGTCGGCGCAGTCGATTCGCTGAACCTGGAAGCCGCAGGGCTGGAAGCCGACAATCGCGGTCGGCTAAAGGTCAACCCCGAGACATTCCAGACCGCCGTCCCCACTATCTATGCGGCCGGTGACGTGGTCGGCTTCCCGTCGCTCGCCTCGACATCGATGGAGCAGGGCCGGATCGCGGCTCGCCATGCCGTCGGCGCGCCGTCTCATGAACCGCCACAGTTCTTCCCCTATGGCATCTATGCCGTGCCTGAGATCTCGACCTGCGGTCTGACGGAGGAAGAGGTCATTCAGCGCAGCATTCCCTATGAAACCGGGATCGCGCATTTCCGCGAGACGTCGCGCGGCCATATCATGGGTCTCGACAGCGGCATGCTGAAGATGATCTTCTCGCTGAAGACCCGTCGTCTTCTCGGCGTGCACATTGTCGGCGAAGGAGCCACCGAACTTGTGCATATCGGCCAGGCGGTGCTCAATCTCAAAGGTACCGTCGAATATTTCGTCGAGAACACCTTCAACTATCCGACGCTGGCCGAAGCCTACAAGATCGCCGGCCTCGATGCCTGGAACCGGATGGGCGAGTTGAAGGTGGAGAAAATCGAACGACGCGCGGCGGAATGACTGCCGGACGGGGCAACGGGTCAGATCTGGCACGAGACGTAGCGCTGATCGGCTGCTAAGCAGGCGACCTCCTCATAGTTGCCCCCGAGTCGGCCATGTCCTCCTCCCTTCGCCAGATTGCTGACCGTCCGCAACTGGTCATTCTGTCCATCATGATCTTCGTGCAGGGCTGCGCTTATGGCTCGACCCTGCCCTATCTGGGTGTGACCGCCATCGGTGCGCTCGGCATGAGCGATCAGGCCTATTCCGCGCTGACGGTCGTCGCCTCGATCATGACCGTTGCGATCAGCGTTTCGCTCGGCATCCTTTCCGACGGCATGGGCGACAAGCGGAAAATGATCGCTCTTCTCGCGTTTGCGGGCACGATCGGCTACGGCGCCATCTTCCTGTTCCCGTCAGTTACCGTCTTCGTCGTTGCCACCGCGCTCGTCATTCCCTTTGCCCAGGCTGTGCACTCGTTGCTCTTCGCCTCGGCACGGATCGAGACCTCCGCGCTGTCTCAGCGTGATGCAGCCGCGGTCAACACGGTGGTGCGCTCCTTCATGTCTATGTCCTGGGTGGTGATGCCTGCAGTGCTTGGCCTGGCCTTGTCGCGATCGACCAACATGATCGGCGCCTGGGGTGCTGCCGCCGCCTGCACGCTTTTGATTGTGTTGGCATCACTTCTCGTTCTTTCGCCTCCGAAGGCCGCAACATCAGCCACCGGCACCAGCGGTGCCCAATTCTTCGAAGCCTTGCGCGAACTCGTGCGAGCCGAGATGCTGATCCGCATGATCGCAATGGCCGCAGTCACCGGAATCACGCGACTGGCGATGATGATCTGGCCCCTGATTCTCACGCTTGAACTCGGCGGCTCCACACGGGATGTCGGCTTTATCGCCGCCCTCGTCGCATTCATCGAGATCCCGTTCATGCTGGTCGCGGCCATGCTTCTCAAGCGCGTCAGCCTGCTCATGCTGATCATCGTGTCGGCGCTGCTCTACGGCTTGCATATGGTCGGTTTCGCCTTTGCGACGGCGCCCTGGCATTTCTATGCCCTCGCCGTGCCGGGCGCGGCTGCGGCTGCCGGGCTCCTCTCCCTGCCGATCACCTATTTCCAGGAGCTCTTTCCGACTCGCCCGGGTCTCGGTACCGCCTTCATGCCGATCAACTCCTTCCTCGGAAACGCGGTCGCCGCCAGCACCTTCGCGATCGGCGCACACTTCTTCGGCTACTCCGGAACCGCCTTGCTCGGGCTCGGGCTCGCCGTTGCCGGCGTCGCGGGGCTTCTTGCCATCGATAAGGATCGCATCAGGCTCACCTGAGGGTCCTGTCAAAGGTTCAGCGTTTCTCCGTCCTCGAGGATCCGGAGCCGTTCTGCGCCTTGTGTCTGACGATCCCTCATGGAACGGATATCGGCGCGCGAGACCGTCGCATGATCAACGGCGTACAGGTGGGTTACGAGGACGATTGCAGCACCGGCGAGACGCAGCGTCTCCCGCACCATGGCCGCGTCCATCACTATGGGCCCTTTGCCATGCCAGAGCGCTCCACAACCATGCACCACGACGACATCAGGCTTTTCATCGGCCAGTACGGCCGCCACCTCAGGGCACAGGATCGTGTCACCCGCCCAGTAGAGGATCGGCTCACCTCGCGCCTCGATCAGAAAACCCGAGACCTCCCCCATGTCGTTAAGAACCTCCGGCGGGCCGTGTTGGCCATCCGTCGTGCGGATCTGGACCGAACCAAGCGCGAGCTCCTGCCCGATCGAACGGACGTCCTTGAAACCCATCGCCATGATCGCCGCCTGATCGCGACTATGGCAGAGGATCGGCATCGACTTCGGCAGCGCCCGTTGTGCCGCTTCGTCAAAATGGTCGGAATGGAGATGCGAAATCAGGACCGCATCGATGTCATCCAGCAGTTCTTCGACCGCCAGAGGCAGGTCTACGAGCGGTGATGTGGCGCGGCCGGAATAGCTGCGCCCTTCGCCCCTGGCCGCAAGCCAGGGATCGATGAGCAGCCGGCTGCCAGCCACATCGACAGTGAGCGTCGCACTGCGGATTAGCCTGATCTGCATGCCCCGTCTCCATCGCTTAAAGACGAAAAAGCCGCCCAAAAGGACGGCTTTCTCTCAAGTTCAATAAGGCACGAAGATTACTCGGCGTCGCCTTCGGCGGCCTTCTTCTTCGGGGCTGCCTTCTTCTTCGGGGCAGCGTCGTCGCCTTCAGCAGCGTCTTCAGCCTTGGCAGCAGCCTTCTTCTTCGGAGCAGCCTTCTTGGCCGGCTTGTCGCCTTCTTCAGCGTCGTCAGCGAGGAGCTCGTCCTTGCTCACGGTCTTGTCGGCGACGGAGACTTCAGCCAGCAGCTTGTCGATGACCTTCTCTTCGAAGATCGGTGCGCGCAGGGAAGCGGCAGCACCCGGCGTGTTGCGGAAGAAGTCGAGGATCTGCTTTTCCTGGCCCGGGAACTGCTGCAGCTGAGCGAAGAGCGACCGCTGCATTTCTTCTTCGGTCACTTCGATGCCGGCCTTTTCGCCGATTTCGGAGAGAACGAGGCCGAGGCGAACGCGGCGCTCGGCAAGCGCGCGGTATTCTTCGCGGGCAGCTTCTTCCGTCGTGTCTTCATCAGCGAAGGTCTTGCCGGACTGGGCGAGATCGGTGTTGATCTGGCGCCAGATGTTCTCGAACTCGGCATCGACGAGCTTCGAGGGCGACTCGAACTTGTAGAGCTCGTCCAGCTGGTCGAGGATCTGACGCTTGACCTTCTGGCGGGTGACGTTGCCGTACTGGCTTTCGATCTGGCCGCGGACGATTTCCTTCAGCTTCTCGACCGATTCGACGCCGAGCTTGGTGGCCAGTTCGTCATTGATTTCGGTCTTGGCCGGGCTTGCGACTTCCTTGACGGTGATGTCGAAGGTAGCTTCCTTGCCAGCGAGGTTGGCTGCCGGGTATTCGGCCGGGAAGGTTACGGTGATGACCTTTTCGTCACCAGCCTTCAGGCCAACCAGCTGCTCTTCGAAGCCCGGGATGAAGCGGTTCGAGCCGATGACCAGCTCTGCGTCTTCGTCCTTGCCGCCGTCGAAGGCTTCGCCATCGACCTTGCCGAGGTAATCCATGGTGACGCGGTCGCCATCAGCGGCCTTGCCCTTCTTCGCTTCGAAGGTGCGGGCGCTCTCGGCGATCTTTTCGATCTGCTCGTTGATCTCGTCTTCAGAGACTTCAACGACTTCGCGGGTCACCTTGATGCCATCGACCGACTTCAGTTCGATCGCCGGGATGATTTCGTAAGACAGCGTGAACTCCAGGTCAGCCTGGGCCGACAGGATCTTTTCCGCTTCCTTCTCGTCCTCGGTCATGACGATTTCCGGCTGGGTCGCCGACTTTTCGCCGCGCTCCGACAGGATCGCCGACGGCTTGTCACGGATGATCTCGTTGACGAGCTCGGCCATGATCGACTTGCCGTACATCTTCTTGACATGGGAGGTCGGCACCTTGCCCGGACGGAAGCCGTTGATGCGGACCTTGTCCTTCACATCGGCCAGGCGCTCATTCATGCGCTGTTCCATGTCCTTGGCCGGAATGATGACCTTGATTTCGCGCTTCAGCCCTTCAGCGAGCGTTTCGATAACCTGCATGTTCTTACCTTCATGTCGTGGCGGCCGTGCTCGGACAGCCGGTGTTTTCCCTGAGCACGACGCCGGAATTGATTTTCCCGGACGTGGCTGCGTCGCAATTCGTCAACAATCTGCCAAGCAAAACGGCGCCGGACTGACAGGAGCCACACCTCGGTGTTCTCTCGTCGATCCCGCGCGGCTTAGCTGGTGCGGGTAGAGAGACTTGAACTCCCACGCCTTGCGGCACCAGAACCTAAATCTGGCGTGTCTACCAATTTCACCATACCCGCGTCCAAAAGCGCATGTCGCATTCGCGCATGGCCCCTCCGGAGCGCGCGTCTCTATAACACCCGTTTTCCCGCACGCAAAGGAAAAATGACAGGATTGCTGGGCGCTCGCGACCCGCTTCACAGGCATTGCAGCAGGCGAGTGGTCCCGTTCAGTAAAGCGGCTCTTCGTAGAGCGGTTCGCCATCGAGCATCAGAGCGCGAATCTGTGCCTGCCCCGTCTCCGAGATACGAACCGCGACCGAAACCCGGCCCTGGTTCCGACCATCTTCGATCGGCTTGCCCTCGCCTTCCGGCACGTAGTAGCGCTCGATCCCGTAGGAGACCGTCAGGTTGCCCGCGTTCTGCCACTCCCAGTCGTAGATCGTGACAGGCATCGAAAGCAGGATCACGCTGCCCTCTTCAGCCTGAAGCGGATCGAAGGATGCCTCCGAGACAATCCAGTATCCGTCCGTGCCCGGCTTCAGGCGGACATGCAACCGCTCAGCGTCGCCAGTTTCGGGTTTCTGACCCGTGACCGAGGTCGTTGAGATGGTCGAGATGTCATAGGTGAGGATGACATAGTCGCCGCGCAGCAGATCACGCGGGTCGACAGGCGCCGTCTTCAACAGCACTTCTGTTCCCGATCTCAGGATGCCCGCGCGTCCCTCTATCATATAGCCGAGGATCGCCGTCTGCAGGAGTGCGACGACGAGTGCAGCGGCCGCAAAGGGTTTGGCAGCGATCATGACTTCACCTCTGCGGCAGGACGGGAGAAGCGCTTCTCGAGGCGGATGACCACGAAGGCAAGTACCGCAACCACGAGACCGGAGAGGAGGAAGAAGGCGGACGTGCCGAGAATGCTGTCGATCGTCTCGTAGGAGAGGTAGAGAATTTCCGCTGCGAACGCCCCGTAGGCAAGCAAACGCACCGCGCCATTGTCACGACCATCCAGGGCGATGGCGGCAATCGAGAGCGCCAAAA
Encoded here:
- the radC gene encoding RadC family protein, whose amino-acid sequence is MTSKFPFSGESLRHESAAAQQVSDLFGSGRQLPHDEADERSFFAEQPARENTIAKAASTRAAMPPEAHYLGHRERLRSRFREGGETALADYEILELLLFRLIPRRDTKPIAKALLARFQTLAGVLGAPPALLQEVKGVGETVALDLKLIANVAQRMLKSELREKQVLSSWSSVIDYCHAAMAYETTEQFRILFLDKRNVLIADEIQGRGTVDHTPVYPREVVKRALELSATAIILVHNHPSGDPTPSRADIDMTRTIVETAKPLGITVHDHIIVGKDGHASLKGLRLI
- the sthA gene encoding Si-specific NAD(P)(+) transhydrogenase; the encoded protein is MNQYDFVVIGSGPAGRRAAIQAAKLEKKVLVIEKGTRVGGVSVHTGTIPSKTLRETALNLTGWRERGFYGRSYRVKQEINADDLRRRLLITLDHEVEVLEHQFSRNRVQQMRGTARFIDAHTIEVTKEDGEVLQVQAASVLLAVGTRPFKPSHIPFDGVSIIDSDEILEIKELPRSMIVIGAGVIGIEYATIFSALDTVVTVVEPRDTMLDFIDKEIVEDFTYQLRDRNMKLIFGQTVEGVEKVDGKCRVTLKNGRVLTAEMVLFAAGRVGAVDSLNLEAAGLEADNRGRLKVNPETFQTAVPTIYAAGDVVGFPSLASTSMEQGRIAARHAVGAPSHEPPQFFPYGIYAVPEISTCGLTEEEVIQRSIPYETGIAHFRETSRGHIMGLDSGMLKMIFSLKTRRLLGVHIVGEGATELVHIGQAVLNLKGTVEYFVENTFNYPTLAEAYKIAGLDAWNRMGELKVEKIERRAAE
- a CDS encoding MFS transporter: MSSSLRQIADRPQLVILSIMIFVQGCAYGSTLPYLGVTAIGALGMSDQAYSALTVVASIMTVAISVSLGILSDGMGDKRKMIALLAFAGTIGYGAIFLFPSVTVFVVATALVIPFAQAVHSLLFASARIETSALSQRDAAAVNTVVRSFMSMSWVVMPAVLGLALSRSTNMIGAWGAAAACTLLIVLASLLVLSPPKAATSATGTSGAQFFEALRELVRAEMLIRMIAMAAVTGITRLAMMIWPLILTLELGGSTRDVGFIAALVAFIEIPFMLVAAMLLKRVSLLMLIIVSALLYGLHMVGFAFATAPWHFYALAVPGAAAAAGLLSLPITYFQELFPTRPGLGTAFMPINSFLGNAVAASTFAIGAHFFGYSGTALLGLGLAVAGVAGLLAIDKDRIRLT
- a CDS encoding MBL fold metallo-hydrolase — its product is MQIRLIRSATLTVDVAGSRLLIDPWLAARGEGRSYSGRATSPLVDLPLAVEELLDDIDAVLISHLHSDHFDEAAQRALPKSMPILCHSRDQAAIMAMGFKDVRSIGQELALGSVQIRTTDGQHGPPEVLNDMGEVSGFLIEARGEPILYWAGDTILCPEVAAVLADEKPDVVVVHGCGALWHGKGPIVMDAAMVRETLRLAGAAIVLVTHLYAVDHATVSRADIRSMRDRQTQGAERLRILEDGETLNL
- the tig gene encoding trigger factor, yielding MQVIETLAEGLKREIKVIIPAKDMEQRMNERLADVKDKVRINGFRPGKVPTSHVKKMYGKSIMAELVNEIIRDKPSAILSERGEKSATQPEIVMTEDEKEAEKILSAQADLEFTLSYEIIPAIELKSVDGIKVTREVVEVSEDEINEQIEKIAESARTFEAKKGKAADGDRVTMDYLGKVDGEAFDGGKDEDAELVIGSNRFIPGFEEQLVGLKAGDEKVITVTFPAEYPAANLAGKEATFDITVKEVASPAKTEINDELATKLGVESVEKLKEIVRGQIESQYGNVTRQKVKRQILDQLDELYKFESPSKLVDAEFENIWRQINTDLAQSGKTFADEDTTEEAAREEYRALAERRVRLGLVLSEIGEKAGIEVTEEEMQRSLFAQLQQFPGQEKQILDFFRNTPGAAASLRAPIFEEKVIDKLLAEVSVADKTVSKDELLADDAEEGDKPAKKAAPKKKAAAKAEDAAEGDDAAPKKKAAPKKKAAEGDAE
- a CDS encoding GDYXXLXY domain-containing protein encodes the protein MIAAKPFAAAALVVALLQTAILGYMIEGRAGILRSGTEVLLKTAPVDPRDLLRGDYVILTYDISTISTTSVTGQKPETGDAERLHVRLKPGTDGYWIVSEASFDPLQAEEGSVILLSMPVTIYDWEWQNAGNLTVSYGIERYYVPEGEGKPIEDGRNQGRVSVAVRISETGQAQIRALMLDGEPLYEEPLY